The Cydia splendana chromosome Z, ilCydSple1.2, whole genome shotgun sequence genome window below encodes:
- the LOC134805048 gene encoding RE1-silencing transcription factor-like, whose amino-acid sequence MEKRKESLSDIKLCRFCLTQDSSLTSLYDRSRDPILVTLPLKIMACVSIEVFPSDKMPSYICERCRVFMDICYDFKQICRRADESCLQFVQNGVPISAVNWPSSLMKIFQLTKRTVSRPINTVVEGGATIAVTSQDMSENDNEDEETFNIKIDAARDGSKRIKVTPSGVKESASAKKAETCWWETAVRKGVMVRVRRRSSGLGTWPCDECDTSYSLHQLLDIHKATKHRARNVQCEQCDAKFFSKYDLLTHKLRHSNEMPFQCVACDRKFKRLILLKRHEKMMHSNLPLHLCENCPATFLSTVELEAHKKRHEGYANRQHVCTICDRKFHKRNTLVRHQDVVHGNKQFSCEYCPQRFTSVSKLSRHVRAHAGDRAYPCKYCNKSFVKSHHYTRHLRLKHEEQVRQARGVDAEFRCEQCTESFGTQDELYYHSAIHATQNLTCPLCQEKFENVDAVTTHIRTHVNGIEFMCDYCELVFTSKEKLDAHMSAAHDDEAWPAKEMDESSLEADAMDADVDDDDDDNGLNVKEEGDHMVVEIKKAEGYMLKKEIEVGQIITTNSEGKCSGVSVYTDSDAVEGTEAPREPARRPPPATKSEATSSRLPAANERISILRKAEAMKRKAVEKEDPDVPQKKERAAKVDSTTNNAGSSDKSLRMLEKELQELKRTTTRVEGKPTKAGEAKSKRQPVHTSTPKLRSGDEKKAQTTPKLTTSVEKKPVDRRIPNKEPKEAVARNAVTSSKDDKNVSSTKEDKPTGDRDDTAKDNNNKKNTREEENPPEKTKMADKNIPEKEDKSASKEAKGKATKEDVPSSSKNEASSSTKTEKSAPAKNEDKPVKNGDTSGSEDNSVRRSTRPSKIKNYASMIRDRTRMIRDADDDEEDSDMEEEFVGPDPDGPEPPARKSLPKRQKSATPAPAAASTQAATPVARRRGRPRKEATPKESGEDAEADTPTVKEPENKPEEPTKEPEVTNQEIPTEPQTTPVQATTPPASTEPQANTLMSPTGQTLKKVPIKALPPGVKPLPLPLNARPGDLCQMQIGKKMVKVQKIVMTKAEVEAMAKKGLLELKDGTMVLKQGIKLPGGDPAVLRSGLVSQGAIRKVSATPSRCNFEGEEG is encoded by the exons GTATTTCCATCAGATAAAATGCCCTCCTACATCTGTGAGCGCTGCAGAGTTTTCATGGACATTTGCTATGACTTCAAACAAATTTGCCGGCGGGCTGATGAGTCGTGCCTTCAGTTTGTCCAAAATGGGGTCCCTATCAGTGCTGTCAATTGGCCTTCTTCACTTATGAAg ATATTTCAACTGACGAAAAGAACAGTGTCTAGGCCAATTAACACTGTTGTAGAAGGAGGAGCGACAATCGCAGTTACATCTCAAGATATGTCCGAAAATGATAATGAAGATGAAGAGACATTCAACATAAAG ATTGATGCTGCTCGTGATGGATCCAAGCGTATCAAAGTAACACCTAGTGGAGTCAAGGAAAGTGCATCTGCTAAAAAAGCAG AAACGTGTTGGTGGGAGACAGCGGTAAGGAAGGGTGTGATGGTGCGCGTGCGCCGGCGGTCGAGCGGGCTGGGCACGTGGCCGTGCGACGAGTGCGACACCAGCTACTCGCTGCACCAGCTGCTCGACATACACAAGGCCACGAAGCACCGCGCCAGAAATGTACAATGTGAACAGTGCGATGC tAAATTTTTCTCCAAATATGACTTACTCACACACAAACTACGGCATTCCAATGAAATGCCGTTCCAATGTGTTGCTTGCGATAGAAAATTCAAAcggcttattttgcttaaaagacacgaaaag ATGATGCATTCTAATTTACCGCTACATTTATGCGAAAACTGCCCCGCGACTTTCCTGTCCACCGTGGAACTGGAAGCCCACAAAAAAAGGCACGAGGGCTATGCGAATCGGCAACATGTCTGCACAATATGTGACAGAAA GTTTCACAAAAGAAACACTCTGGTTCGGCACCAGGACGTCGTGCACGGGAACAAACAATTCTCTTGCGAGTATTGCCCCCAGC GATTTACGTCCGTGTCTAAACTATCGCGGCACGTAAGGGCACACGCCGGCGACCGGGCGTACCCGTGCAAATACTGCAACAAGAGCTTCGTAAAGTCGCATCATTATACCAG GCATCTCCGCTTGAAACACGAGGAGCAAGTGCGGCAAGCGCGCGGCGTCGACGCGGAGTTCCGCTGCGAGCAGTGCACCGAGAGCTTCGGCACCCAGGACGAGCTGTACTACCACTCGGCCATCCACGCCACGCAGAACCTCACGTGCCCGCTCTGCCAGGAGAAGTTCGAGAACGTGGACGCCGTCACCACGCACATCAGGACCCACGTCAACG GAATAGAGTTCATGTGCGACTACTGCGAGTTGGTGTTCACGTCGAAGGAGAAGTTGGACGCGCACATGAGCGCGGCGCACGACGACGAAGCTTGGCCTGCCAAG GAGATGGACGAGTCGTCGCTGGAGGCGGACGCGATGGACGCGGACGTCGACGATGACGACGATGACAACGGACTCAATG TTAAAGAGGAAGGCGACCACATGGTGGTAGAAATAAAGAAAGCGGAGGGTTATATG CTCAAGAAAGAAATTGAAGTTGGACAAATCATTACTACTAACTCGGAAGGCAAGT GTTCAGGTGTGAGTGTGTACACAGACAGCGACGCAGTGGAGGGCACGGAGGCGCCGCGCGAGCCCGCCCGGCGCCCGCCACCCGCCACCAAGTCCGAGGCCACCTCTTCGCGCCTGCCCGCCGCTAACGAGAGG ATAAGCATTTTGCGCAAGGCCGAGGCAATGAAACGCAAGGCGGTTGAAAAAGAAGACCCTGATG TCCCCCAGAAGAAAGAGAGGGCCGCGAAGGTTGACAGCACCACCAACAACGCCGGCTCCAGCGACAAGTCTCTCCGCATGCTGGAGAAGGAATTACAAGAGCTTAAAAGG ACTACTACAAGAGTAGAAGGCAAGCCGACAAAAGCAGGGGAAGCGAAGAGCAAACGGCAACCCGTTCATACCTCCACGCCAAAACTGAG ATCTGGCGACGAAAAGAAAGCACAAACTACACCCAAGCTTACGACATCAGTAGAAAAGAAGCCCGTGGACCGCCGCATTCCCAACAAGGAGCCTAAGGAGGCCGTGGCCAGGAACGCTGTCACGAGCTCCAAGGATGACAAGAACGTATCCAGCACCAAGGAGGACAAGCCCACCGGGGACCGCGACGACACCGCCAAGGACAACAATAACAAGAAGAATACCAGGGAAGAGGAAAACCCGCCCGAGAAAACCAAAATGGCCGACAAGAATATACCCGAGAAGGAAGACAAAAGCGCCAGTAAAGAGGCCAAGGGTAAAGCTACGAAGGAGGACGTACCTAGCTCCAGCAAAAACGAAGCTAGCTCGAGCACCAAGACCGAAAAGAGCGCTCCCGCCAAGAACGAAGACAAG CCCGTCAAGAACGGCGACACGAGCGGCTCTGAAGACAACTCAGTACGTCGGTCAACTAGGCCATCGAAAATCAAGAACTATGCCAGCATGATTCGTGACAG AACACGAATGATTCGAGACGCGGATGACGATGAAGAAGATTCGGATATGGAAGAGGAATTCGTTGGACCAGATCCTGAT GGTCCAGAGCCGCCCGCGCGCAAGAGCCTGCCGAAGCGGCAAAAGTCGGCGACTcccgccccggccgccgcgagCACGCAGGCCGCCACCCCCGTCGCGCGCCGTCGCGGCCGCCCGCGCAAGGAGGC GACTCCAAAGGAAAGCGGGGAGGACGCAGAAGCAGACACCCCAACGGTGAAGGAACCTGAGAACAAACCAGAGGAACCCACCAAAGAACCTGAAGTTACGAATCAAGAGATTCCTACAGAACCCCAAACCACTCCGGTACAG GCAACGACGCCGCCCGCGAGCACCGAGCCGCAGGCGAATACACTAATGTCACCCACCGGACAAACATTGAAAAAA GTGCCTATAAAAGCCTTACCACCGGGAGTTAAGCCTTTGCCGCTGCCACTTAACGCCAGAC CAGGTGATCTGTGTCAAATGCAAATTGGAAAGAAAATGGTGAAGGTGCAGAAGATCGTTATGACCAAAGCGGAAGTCGAAGCGATGGCCAAGAAAGGACTTTTGGAGTTAAAG GACGGGACCATGGTGCTGAAGCAGGGCATCAAGCTGCCGGGCGGCGACCCGGCTGTCCTCAGGTCAGGGCTGGTTAGCCAAGGAG CGATTCGCAAGGTGTCAGCCACTCCATCGCGGTGTAATTTTGAAGGCGAAGAAGGATAA